GGCCTGGCTCGCCGCCTTGACCTGCTCGGGCGAGCCGGTCAGGCCGATCATCCGCTCGTGGATATTATGGGCGAAATCGCCCACCGCCTCCGGCGTGTCACGCTCCGGATCGATGGAGATGAAGACCGGCGTCACGCTCTTGCCCTGCGCGTCGAGAATATCGACGGCATCGGCGTTGCGCACGGTATCGAGCGGGCAGACATCCGGGCAGAAGGTATAGCCGAAATAAAGCAGCGTCGGCTCGGTGATCACATCCTTGTCGGTCACCGTCTCGCCGGCGGAATTGACCAGCTCGAACGGGCCGCCGATCTGATCGGAGCCGCCGGCGATCACCGCCGTGCGGCAGGGCGCGAAGGGATCGCTCGCCTGATCGCCGGGGCGTGTATAGAACCAGATGCCCCCGATAAGAGCGGCAAGCACGAGGGCGGAGACGGCGGCGATGGTCCAGCGCATGCGGCGTTTTTCCCGGAGCTGATTGCGAAAGCGGTGACGGAGACCTAACAATTGGGCCGGCAGGATCAAGTGACGAAAGCGCGCAGATGAGCCAGACCGACCTGGGATTGCTGGACGAGGACCAGCGCAGCAACTTCATCCGCCTGCGCACCATGATCCTGCTGCGCTGGGTCGCCATCGGCGGCCAGATCATCGCGATCTCGGTGGCGCAGCAGCTCTATGATCTGCGGCTGGAGCTGGGGCTGTGCTATCTCGCCGTGGGCGTGTCGATCATCGGCAACCTCGTGGCGATGTTCATCTTCCCCGAGAACAAGCGCCTGACCGAGAACGAAAACCTGCTCATGGTCATGTTCGACCTGTTGCAGCTCTGCTTTCTGCTGTTCCTCACCGGCGGGCTGAACAATCCGTTCACGCTGCTGGTTCTGGGGCCGGTCACCGTTTCGGCGGCGGCGCTGTCGCTGCGCTCGACCATCCTGCTCAACGTCACCGCCTTTGTGCTGATCACGGTCATGGTGTTCTTTCACCTGCCGCTGCGCACGCTCGACGGCATCACCCTGCAACTGCCGCAGGTCTTCGTCTTTGGCCAGTGGACGGCGATCACCATCGCGCTTGTCTTCATCTCGGTCTATGCGCGCCGCATCACCCGCGAGATGAACGCCATGTCCGACGCGCTCACCGCGACGCAGATGGCACTGTCGCGGGCGCAGAAGCTCAACGATCTCGGCGGCGTGGTGGCGGCGGCGGCGCATGAGCTGGGCACGCCGCTG
The window above is part of the Salipiger abyssi genome. Proteins encoded here:
- a CDS encoding SCO family protein yields the protein MRWTIAAVSALVLAALIGGIWFYTRPGDQASDPFAPCRTAVIAGGSDQIGGPFELVNSAGETVTDKDVITEPTLLYFGYTFCPDVCPLDTVRNADAVDILDAQGKSVTPVFISIDPERDTPEAVGDFAHNIHERMIGLTGSPEQVKAASQAYRTYYKKQPSDDEFYLVDHSTFTYLVLPEYGFVEYFRRELPPEDLAERAACFIDRM